One Lentisphaera araneosa HTCC2155 DNA window includes the following coding sequences:
- a CDS encoding rubredoxin, with protein MNMKNLLTINAPGGMLTPNDLLKLVEPEGVDGFILGRRQNILIDYPGTPQELSRRVNVDPVPLVHPNIICSHASGGIDLEKNDWAYINEDYQTIFDSFTFKPTLSVSICSFQQSMFPLFSSKLNFIASNIEGLWHLVIMLNQERVLLPHLFKTTQVAPAVQAMQDFIANDQFITSHHLAELLEASLPLNENKSADLILPPLQNRDFEGFTPMKNGRLALNIFSNHKPWKKEFIRDFANLAKEHDLNRLYVTAGRSLLMKHISKKDLHSWEALLGRHNISIRHSEQDLAWIVPSHKSNSIKLKEQVIQELNHEGFACHGLNIAIDPRDSDCGAPIIINTSKNFMSLSCRVIYKPSFDYRHSGFKTAGKNLNFDELLTCLRDLQQQFHTRKIDSAGVRIQPISLEDNQPEQYQCPDCLSEYHKNAGDPQNGISPGTDFMDLPKSWVCNLCECSKLKFQPI; from the coding sequence ATGAATATGAAAAATTTACTCACGATTAATGCTCCTGGCGGCATGCTTACTCCTAATGACCTGCTCAAATTAGTCGAACCCGAAGGAGTCGACGGCTTCATTTTGGGACGCCGTCAAAATATCCTCATTGATTATCCTGGTACTCCACAAGAGCTTTCTAGACGCGTTAATGTAGACCCCGTGCCCCTCGTGCATCCCAATATCATTTGTTCGCATGCTTCTGGTGGCATTGATCTCGAAAAAAATGACTGGGCTTACATTAATGAAGATTATCAGACTATTTTTGATTCGTTTACTTTTAAGCCAACACTCTCTGTCAGTATCTGCAGTTTTCAGCAGAGCATGTTCCCCCTCTTTTCGAGTAAGCTTAATTTTATCGCCTCAAATATCGAAGGTCTTTGGCATTTAGTTATCATGCTGAACCAAGAGCGTGTTTTACTCCCACACTTATTCAAAACGACTCAAGTGGCACCTGCCGTCCAGGCCATGCAGGACTTTATTGCTAACGATCAATTCATTACTTCGCATCATTTAGCTGAACTCCTTGAAGCCTCGCTACCCCTCAATGAAAACAAGAGTGCTGACCTCATCTTGCCACCACTTCAGAATAGGGATTTTGAAGGTTTCACCCCCATGAAAAATGGTCGTCTTGCCCTCAACATCTTCTCTAACCACAAACCTTGGAAAAAAGAGTTCATCCGCGATTTTGCGAATCTCGCAAAAGAACATGATCTCAATAGGCTTTATGTGACGGCTGGACGTTCATTACTGATGAAGCATATCAGTAAAAAAGATCTCCATTCCTGGGAAGCTCTACTCGGACGCCATAACATTAGTATTCGTCATTCTGAACAGGATTTAGCTTGGATTGTGCCTTCACACAAGTCCAATTCGATCAAGTTAAAAGAGCAAGTCATTCAGGAACTCAATCACGAAGGTTTCGCTTGCCATGGCCTCAATATTGCCATTGATCCACGAGATTCAGATTGTGGCGCCCCCATTATCATTAATACCTCAAAGAACTTCATGAGTCTTTCTTGTAGAGTCATTTATAAGCCAAGTTTTGACTATCGGCATTCAGGCTTTAAAACTGCAGGCAAGAACCTTAATTTCGATGAACTCCTTACTTGTTTGAGAGATTTGCAACAGCAATTCCATACACGTAAAATCGATTCCGCAGGTGTAAGAATCCAGCCCATTAGTTTAGAGGATAATCAACCCGAGCAATATCAATGCCCTGATTGCCTCAGTGAATATCACAAAAATGCAGGTGATCCTCAAAACGGTATTTCTCCAGGAACTGACTTCATGGACTTACCCAAGTCTTGGGTCTGCAACTTATGTGAATGCTCCAAATTAAAGTTCCAGCCCATATAA
- the ltrA gene encoding group II intron reverse transcriptase/maturase produces the protein MTKHTWEHLGRTEEIRAWASTSVWTDQMLGTLETRVEGKKWYSLIDKVAREVNLIEAWESVRANGGSHGVDMVSLDRYESELEHNTKQLMKQLQAGTYLPQCVRRVEIPKADGKTRALGIPTVRDRVVQTALKNVIEPIYDVDFSTQSFGFRPQRGCKDALRRVHHLLTQGQLYVIDADIQSYFDMIPHDKLMERVKEKISDGKTLDLIEAFLKAGIFDGIKEWDPEKGTPQGGVISPLLANIYLNEFDHRMTAAGFEIVRYADDFLVVCNNAKSAKRGLRKIKRWMKAHGLNLHPDKTRIADMNQQDEYFEFLGYHFERSKRTGRINRWPRKQSMAKMKDTVRKHTRRCNWQSVEEIIKGLRPSLKGWYEYFKHSNRWAMLEVDAFFRRRLRSIIAKYNRKKGSHRFIDNRKYTKKYFAELGFFSLEEAWLLESQSLRSKH, from the coding sequence ATGACTAAACATACATGGGAGCACTTAGGGCGCACCGAAGAAATTCGTGCGTGGGCCTCGACTTCAGTCTGGACAGATCAGATGCTGGGAACTCTTGAAACAAGAGTTGAAGGTAAGAAATGGTATAGCTTAATAGATAAAGTAGCGCGAGAAGTAAACCTTATAGAAGCTTGGGAATCTGTTCGTGCAAACGGCGGGAGTCACGGGGTGGATATGGTGAGCTTGGATCGTTACGAATCAGAGCTAGAGCACAATACAAAGCAATTGATGAAGCAACTGCAGGCAGGGACTTACCTACCACAATGCGTTCGCAGGGTAGAGATCCCAAAAGCAGATGGTAAAACGCGTGCTTTGGGAATACCGACCGTGCGCGATAGAGTTGTTCAGACTGCGCTCAAGAATGTTATTGAACCGATATATGATGTGGATTTTTCTACACAAAGTTTTGGTTTTCGTCCGCAACGTGGATGTAAAGATGCGCTTCGGCGTGTTCATCATCTACTTACGCAGGGACAGCTCTACGTCATTGATGCGGATATTCAAAGTTACTTTGATATGATACCGCACGACAAACTCATGGAACGAGTCAAAGAGAAAATAAGCGATGGCAAGACCCTAGATCTTATAGAAGCTTTCCTCAAAGCAGGAATATTTGATGGGATCAAGGAGTGGGATCCCGAGAAAGGGACTCCGCAAGGAGGCGTAATTAGCCCACTACTTGCCAATATTTACCTCAATGAATTCGACCACAGGATGACAGCGGCTGGCTTTGAAATCGTAAGGTATGCGGATGACTTTCTGGTGGTGTGTAATAATGCGAAATCGGCTAAGAGGGGCTTGCGCAAAATCAAGCGTTGGATGAAGGCTCATGGTCTGAACCTCCATCCCGATAAAACCCGAATTGCCGACATGAATCAGCAGGATGAGTACTTTGAATTTCTAGGTTATCACTTTGAGCGCTCGAAAAGAACGGGCAGGATAAATAGGTGGCCAAGAAAACAGAGTATGGCTAAAATGAAAGACACTGTGCGAAAGCATACGAGGCGTTGTAACTGGCAATCGGTAGAAGAAATCATTAAAGGTCTCAGGCCTAGTCTCAAAGGTTGGTATGAGTACTTCAAACACTCAAATCGTTGGGCTATGCTCGAAGTTGATGCTTTCTTTCGTCGAAGGTTACGAAGTATTATCGCTAAGTACAATCGTAAGAAAGGTTCACATCGCTTTATAGATAACAGGAAATATACCAAGAAATACTTTGCAGAGCTAGGGTTCTTTTCACTGGAAGAGGCTTGGCTATTGGAATCTCAGTCTCTTCGGAGTAAGCATTGA
- a CDS encoding RNA polymerase sigma factor, with product MSSDYNTRHTLIAKIRNQHDDHSWEDFVYFYQRYIYVVIAKMGVNNQDVEDLVQRVLLALWEKLPSFEYEPNKCKFRTWMNQITRNTVIAYFRKQKRYKNDLDRAASIRLNEEDPEQSEPEVYNMAEKEWKLHVSNLAWENIKDDFKGKAAQVFLAFSEGKEIEQICLDLDIKKNTAYVLKNRVQDKLYKEIRRLDDELS from the coding sequence ATGAGTTCAGATTATAACACCCGTCACACTTTAATCGCCAAAATACGCAATCAGCACGATGATCATTCATGGGAAGATTTCGTCTATTTTTACCAACGTTACATTTACGTGGTGATCGCCAAGATGGGAGTTAATAATCAGGATGTGGAAGATTTAGTGCAACGCGTCTTACTCGCCCTTTGGGAAAAACTCCCCTCCTTTGAGTACGAGCCCAACAAATGCAAGTTCAGGACTTGGATGAACCAAATCACTCGCAACACAGTGATTGCTTATTTCCGCAAACAAAAACGTTACAAAAACGACCTGGATCGCGCCGCGTCAATTCGTCTCAATGAAGAAGACCCCGAGCAAAGCGAACCCGAAGTCTACAACATGGCTGAAAAAGAATGGAAACTTCATGTCTCTAACTTGGCATGGGAGAACATCAAGGACGATTTCAAAGGCAAAGCTGCCCAGGTTTTTCTCGCTTTTAGTGAAGGTAAAGAGATCGAGCAAATTTGTCTTGATCTCGACATAAAAAAGAACACGGCCTATGTATTAAAGAACCGTGTTCAAGATAAACTTTACAAAGAAATTCGTCGCTTGGACGACGAACTCAGTTAA